In one Zobellia galactanivorans genomic region, the following are encoded:
- a CDS encoding DUF6913 domain-containing protein — MFKGIKDKFKYKSGVKFLKQELAKDPPIIERSRGITSVGCIVDLDSFDDANQFYGFVEDYNLRPNAVKIIGYKSYYDKNSPYSTPVFSDKDLGWGGAIENSYALEFLSREYDLLVNYYTSDNLLLQLMSVKTRARFRVGFKDVDLMYNDLIMDSPLKDFKTFKSELKKYLGVLNEIE, encoded by the coding sequence ATGTTTAAGGGAATAAAAGATAAGTTCAAATACAAATCGGGCGTTAAATTTTTAAAACAGGAGCTGGCCAAAGACCCGCCTATAATCGAAAGAAGTAGAGGTATTACTTCGGTAGGGTGTATCGTGGACCTAGACAGCTTTGATGATGCGAACCAGTTTTATGGTTTCGTTGAAGATTATAATTTACGGCCGAATGCGGTAAAGATTATTGGTTATAAAAGTTATTACGACAAGAATTCGCCATATTCAACCCCAGTGTTTTCCGATAAGGATCTTGGGTGGGGCGGGGCCATAGAAAACAGTTATGCCCTTGAATTTTTAAGTAGGGAGTACGATTTGCTCGTAAACTATTATACCAGTGATAATTTATTGCTACAGTTGATGAGCGTAAAAACAAGGGCCCGATTTCGTGTAGGTTTTAAAGATGTGGATCTCATGTACAATGATTTGATAATGGATTCGCCATTGAAAGATTTTAAGACGTTTAAATCGGAGCTTAAAAAATACCTTGGCGTATTAAACGAAATTGAATAA